GTTAAGCCTACCTTTAGTAAATACTTTAATATTCAAACAAGTAGTAGATCTGGTTATATATCACTAGTGATCTATAAAATGAAttcaaagaaacaaaaaatattcaaaaatgtggaatttaattattattttttttattctcatgTATTCAGGTTTTCCTATTAAAATGTTGATTCGAGGACTcttttaaattagtattaataaagtctgtggttaaatttCTAGTGAAAAGAGACttttaatataatgaaaattaggATGGTCAAAGACAGAAAAGTCTGTGGCATACATAATAGGTAGATAAGTACTATCGACTTCTTGGAGGTCGCAAAGCTGTTGCCTATAGACTACTACATACTTCTCTTTAAAATGGAAAATACTTACAGCGAAAATAGTGTTCTGCAATCCAAAAGGTATCGGCGTGAGTCTCGCGAAGAACACAATCTTAAAAGCTTGAGGTCCCGAGATAACCTTGAGCAGAGCTCTTGCGGTGTCATGCTTTAACAGTTTGTCAAGTGGAAGATACGCTCTTAACGCCTTCAACGTGAAATGAGCGACCGCCACGCCAAAATTAGCACTCACTAACACAGTTCCCATGCCCTTCAGCATCCCGAACAGATAGCCGCTcgttattatcaaaattaaataaccaACAGCCACCGGAAAACTCACGATCAGAAACAGACAcatgaacaacaaaaaaataatccacGGATCTTGAGCGTCGACCCAATATAAAACAGTCTTTAGATATTCTTTAAAAAAGTACAACACCAAAACGAGACAAGTTAATAAAAGTATTGATATAACTATATTGAACAAGTAACTGTAAGTTgttttgttgttaattttagACCATAAACTTTTCTTTCTAGTGACCGCAACAGGGTCGGGCTGGCATTCTTCGATGTCAACGATTTCCATTTTTGTGAAGTCAAAAATTCACAAACATTACTCTTTCAAGTCTTTTTACTTAGCGGTAAAGCCGCACGCGTCATGGCCTGTTCCAAGCCAATGTTTATTTCACGATCACGTATTATAGTCGAACAGAATCAAAAAACGAACCAGCGACATCAAATTCCGTTCAACGAATGAAAATAGACCAGAACAAACCTATATCAGGTAGGTAGGAAGATCTAGATTTATTTGATGACATTTGACATTTGATTTTTTGGTGAGATGTGTCTGATTGATCAGGCAAAGGAAAACAACCCATACCACTAAATTGCTTGAAAAATATGTAaagtgaaatttaatttattaaaataatctttCAGTAAAACGGTAGGAAGTTATTGTTATTGCAAAAATTGAAAAGAATCAAAGAAGTCATACAACCAGTGAATTAATTTCACTTctctactttttaaatttactgtTACTTCCTTTATTTTTTAGTCTGTTTAAGCagactaattaaaaataaaaatcagctATAGGGATGCGGAAGGACCAAAAAGCATCGATCTTGAAAACGCACTCAGAACACGTTCTACCAGTGATTACGGAAcatgtaattttgcgggtttgatttttattactctgCTATTCTGTCGTCGTGGAAATCAATGGTGAACATTTGGCTGAAACCTTTTTCATTGCAAAAATTGTTTCACCAAGTCTTAGATTGTTTTTATCGGGCTGGGTGCGGAAGGTCTTACGTGGTCTCCGCGCCAATCGGGTGCGCCGTGTATGTGGTATGTTTTTAGGACACTATCAACGAAAcaactcctctgcactcttgacccaagcgtccgatcccctccgaggtcagaggATGAGTTATGGGGGTTATCGCGGTCAACACTTCAACCAGACAGCATAGCTCACCCCGAGGACacccggccgacggagccttcgtgGTGAGTCGAAGGTTCTGAAACatcagccgtctcggtacggcagcccgtcaggttGCCCAGACGGTgccactggtgtcccggaataccccgctggaccagaaccagcctgccgggtcgagacgcgatacaccgccaaccaattatattgttacgccggtaagagtaacgccatctatcgccgaatagtcgaccGAATATAGAAGGATCTAGAATGCTCgaaaattacaacgccatctattgtcagatagcggaaaccacTACTAGAgaagtgtggaatattctcgataattctagggatgagatatcggctataaaagcgttgtagggatggcacgcagtcagtttaccggagtgatatgggagtgctcataatgagtgcccccatgggactgagctgtccacactcctCATTTCCCCTcacactgttggggtgccccctatggggacccatagCACCACCCCCGTGGGTagaccactcccccgtctggggagtgttcttaaatcggtccctccccgcttcggtcttccccttctggggagcccagAGCGGGTGAGTGCctaaactagtgccgcggctccccctctggtttgtagaggcggggccgcggtacggggccggtggcgggctcCTCGTGCTTACAGTATTGTACATAATAGTAGTAGTTAGCTTAGTTTAGTTAGGTgactcctccgcgggcatcaTGCCGTCACCAAAacagcccatcgtattatatatatgtatatatttttgtcgatgCTATGCAGCCGTACACGCTGCGAACAGTCCTCCCCCTTTTTTAATGTCCCCCCAGCAGCATACCCACCCCTGCCCTGCATGGCAGGGAGCTTCTGCCCGGGTAGCGGGGTTCGCCCCGAAGCCCGTTCCGTGACCCCttaagggggtacgacgaccccgatTGATtgacgcagtcagtcagtcagtaatcggaactactcgaagcgaaacagcaaacggattacctgaagcgaagcggaaaaagCGAATTGAGacttttaaagtgtttgttgtgtgttattagtgttttaagtgttgaatacagtttttaagttgtacttttgtagaattttatttatcccgaaccccagcgcgtaacaatattttaaaatgtttggtAGTTAAATTTTTATCCAAGAAGAATATGTCTATCTTTCCAACTAGCAAGACAAAAATCGATTTGTCTATGTAtcgatattttctttttaagcgGCTATCAGCATCTTAAATTCACTGTCAGACTAATCAGaaacggactttttggcgggaacgcgaggagtgaagttgtgtgatttgttttattttgtctatttagtgtttcttcgggtttaaatgtgtaataatggtagtttattaactgtttaatatctgtgaaagtgcacaaatgtgggaaaatgaaacaaagccgctggatgtaacttctcaagatcctccaaaaagtccacggaaaaattttagtaaatgaccaccattttactgagattatatttcatcccatatcatctcatttcatatcatttaatttcatcccagttgattaatgtctcaaattaatcatcttcatttcatttcactccatataatcatttttcgtaaaaatatgaatataaattaaaataagacatgacttaaaagtctcaGTTACCATGTCataaaatcccaaaaaaaagACAGAAATTGACAGAATCAGTCAGTCAGTGTCAGTTGTTCGATTTGCAACGTGAAAAATTCGACAACTTTGCGTAGGTACTTCGTACACCGTGGAAACGTTTTATCTCACGGTAGTATTTATCTAAATCAGTGATGATTATTAGATATATTGCCTGTGTGGGGTGCATTTACTGACtagaatatataatttttagttAATAGTTGTTTTAAATCCATATAAAAAGGTTACAAGACGAAACATAACCATGCCGCCCAAAAAGCCCAGTGGAGCCAGTAAGAAAACAGAGCaaaaaaagaaggagaaagttATTGAGGTAGATATTGAAACACCACTCATAGTTTACAATCATTTGTAGAAATTTGTCACATTTGAAATTTTAACATCAAGCCGTTTCAATTTaagaaacaatttttaaaatcaTACCTCATGTAGTAGATATATTTCTGAGCTTAATTAAAAAGTTGCCCTGACTACATAAATTCTAACATCTTTAACTGGATTTACtattatttagtaaattatGTATCATTGAAACCTACGCTATTCAACTAAGAACTTGCAGCATATTCACGAGTGTTGACAATCTGCTTCCCCTATAATGGTATAATGGTAGAAAAAATTAACAAACCATAATTGAAATAGGGAAATAGCATGGGAGGCAGCCAAGAGATAAACTATAACACATTGTTAGTTTGATGTG
The sequence above is drawn from the Bombyx mori chromosome 11, ASM3026992v2 genome and encodes:
- the LOC101744192 gene encoding transmembrane protein 64; this encodes MEIVDIEECQPDPVAVTRKKSLWSKINNKTTYSYLFNIVISILLLTCLVLVLYFFKEYLKTVLYWVDAQDPWIIFLLFMCLFLIVSFPVAVGYLILIITSGYLFGMLKGMGTVLVSANFGVAVAHFTLKALRAYLPLDKLLKHDTARALLKVISGPQAFKIVFFARLTPIPFGLQNTIFAVSDVHGCGYHLATMLGLLPAQVINVYLGSTLRSIHDVLHESHVTGYIVFAFQILIGITLMVWVVQKARKELTIAIMAAELGRETISTSSSSSIS